Sequence from the Maniola hyperantus chromosome Z, iAphHyp1.2, whole genome shotgun sequence genome:
aaaaatactcaagttccaatattgtgaaaaattaaattaaaaacatactttctttttatttggaaaaaagaaatattcaattattataaattttgctaaaattaagctttatttttaaaataatagttaaatgtTCTTCAAATTCTAGATTTTCATATCTATGGTCAAGAAAACTGGTGACAAGTGTcagaaaagtttgaaatttgaattcattTCATAACGAAATTCTACAGTGGTTCTACAGTTTTGggagtaattttatttgatattaaagaTTTCACGACTTTTGCTTTGCTTTCGGACTCCGACGATCcctacgtttattattttggcTTGTTTTTTGGACTACTGTTTCTTGTGTAAACGATAACTTGGCATTCCCCCTGAACTCTGTTGCAATCTGATTTTGTTTAGTGGTTTAGAAGTTTAGATTTGTAAAATGTCTCAAAAAGTATGTTGTGTGCCTGGCTGTTCAACTGTTGCAGGCGATGGTAAGTAAATTCGTTCTGTTTTATATCAGAAAGTATTGCTTGCTGCCTCATATACTCAATTGATTCAATCGGAAGATTGCCCTTGAAAATTATCATTTCAAGGATGCAGTGATGCAAGGATGCCTTTTTGACAAGATGCGTTAGCTCTAGCACCACAGTTTTGTTTAATTGCAAACGTGAGATGTAGGTACTAAACCCTAAAATGTTGATGTTTGAACAGTGACTTAATGTTTTTAGCACTTTTCTCAATAGAAATAAGCTATTAGTCGGATCACTATAATTAGATAAGCTTGATGTTTAATATCTTTACTTCATTATGTATTTCCAGGTATCTCACTGCACCGTTTCCCCAACCCAAATCAGCACATTGATTTGTTTCAAGTGTGGCTGAAGAAGATTGGGGGTCATGTAGCGGAATTAGATAAAGATTACATTTACAGCAACAGAAGGGTCTGTCGTAGACATTTTGAGGACATTTATTTGTACCCAACAAAGTTGTGTTCCCTAGCCATCCCATCACTCTGTTTAGCAGGTTggttagacatttttaaagtacctttgtaactagcaaatattttcacttgctaattggtatattttagatattatgtaacttgTCACAGAATATCAGACAGCTAAtggtttcaagttaattatttacaagaactttttatgTAGAAACATGGACAAGTCTTACTCTCTAATGTGAATGATTCATATCTcaatgtatttactttattatggttttgatattgatatttttattttagagaataTGGCTGCTGCTGAAGCAATAATTGTTTCTGAACCGCATACTAGCTCCAGTTTCATATCAAATTCTAATGAAATGGAAATGGCACCAGGtaattataaatcttaaatctaaatatataaaaggaaaaggtgactgactgactgactgactgatctatcaacgcacagctccaactactagacggatcaggctgaaatttggcatgcagatagctattatgatgtaggcatccgctaagaaaggattttttaaaatttaaatccctaagggggtgaaataggggtttgaaatttgtgtagtccatgcggacgaagtcgaaagcataagctagtaccctataattttaaatcgcctttaagtttattttttaacatggcAGATATGTATAATGCCATACAATAGGAAATGCAAAAAATAGTGTTTTTGATTTACATGATCAtatcatttcaatttaattagataCTAATAGAATAGTATAGTAATAACTTAAATGAACTACTGATGTGAAAGTTTGATACCTTTCAAATCAaacatcattttttcatttccatTGTTGGTAGCTTTAGTATTAACTAGTGACCTTACCTTTGTTAAAGaaggttttgtattaatttatgtgtcacactggctgtctattttattctaattctttttaaaaattggaatgtcactctaacatgtcctataataaaaatatgttttctcaaagtatattatttatttaattgaattttatcgatCCTAAAACGGACTCTAATATGGTAGCAGATCGAAAATAAATTCAAGAATTATTTTAGAGCAGAGATAAGctataatttctattttctttaaaaattctaacAAGATTTATCAAAATGTCGTCTTCATGGAATTCATCCACGAGCTTCAAAATTGATATTGGTCGTTTAGAAGGAAAGGAAAATTGGACAACATGGCGCTGCAAGGTACTGTTAATGCTAAGAGGTACTGCTGGATGCTTAGATGCGATAAATGGCAATCTAAACAAACCAAAGGAACCGGATAGCACAGCATCAGCAGAAGTTTTTGATTCTTATCAAAAAGCTCTGAGAACATACAATGAGATAAACAATACTGCAATGTTCATTTTAATGGCTAATATGTCAGATGCTACTCTACAAAAAGTGATGAGATTCACAAATGCTAAACAGGTTTGGGAAGAATTGCACACTCTGTTTGATGGTACATCTGAAGATAAAAGCTATACACTATGCTACAGTTTCTTCGGCTATCGTAAAGATCCTTCTCATGACATGTCAATGCATATatctaaattgaaaaatatatggCATGAATTGAAAGTAGAActacaaaaatctgaaaaagatgATCTTCaagataaagaaaaatatgacCTTCCAGAGATTTTACTCATCTGCAAGATCTTAGAAACTTTACCTGATGACAGCTATTTTCCATTTAAATCTAGTTGGATGCTTATGTCTAAAAAGGATCGTAATATTGATAATTTGACAGCTCAAATTTGCGCTTATGAACGATCGCTTACaaataaagaagaaaatacTGAAGCACTAGTTGTACAtagtaaaatgaataaaaagaaaaaatgtggTTATTGCGGCCTTACTGGACACAAAGTCAAAAGCTGTTATAAGTGGATATCGGATGGTAAACCTCCTAAGCCACAAAATCCATCAACAAGTAAAGCTAAAGATGCCAACTTTACACTTTCACTAATGCAGATTGAAACGAATGAAACAGTAAATGTAATTGAAAGAGATGATGAGAATTGGTATGTCGACAATGGTGCAACTAGCCATGTCTCTTGTTGCAATGACATATTTTctacatttcaatattttactAATAACCAATCGGTTACAACTGCAAATGGCGCTAAAATACAAGCTATCGGTAAAGGTACAGTTGATATAATAGCAGACGTTCATGGACAGCAAGAATATATAAGGCTTTGTGACGTATGGTATGTacctgaaataaaaagaaatttattttctGTTCTTGCCGCACAAGACAAACTTGAGGACAGTGTCTTTATATCTGAAAGAGAATCGTGTATGTtgaaagtaaaaggaaaaattaatttaattggaaAACGCGTTAAAAATGGAGGTCTGTATAAGTTAAATATACAAGCAATTAAAAGACAAACTCCTGAATTGAACACTGTATCTAATGATAATATCCTACAACTGTATCACGAACGATTTTGTCACCAGAATAAAAGACATGTAAAACTTTTGTTAGAAAAGGAACTTGGTATCAAAGTAAAACTCGATTCTCAATTATGCACAGGATGTGTCTATGGTAAAACACACAGATGTAAATTTGGAACAAGAGAAAGAGCTAAAGTACCAGGAGAGATTATACATACTGATGTGTGTGGTCCGTTTCCAAATTCTTTCAGTAAATTTCgctattttgtactttttaaaGATGATTACAGCAAGTATcgtcaaatttattttatcaaaaacaaGTTTGAAGTTAAAGATAAGCTTGTACAGATGATTAATGAAACAAAGACTGCTGGTCatgtaataaaaacaattcTCAGCGATAATGGTGGAGAATTTCATAACGAGGctgtagaaaatattttaaagtctcATGGTATTCAGCAAAGATTGATAATGCCATATACACCAGAGCAAAATGGGTGTTGTGAAAGAGATAACAGAACTTTAGTTGAGGCTGCTCGTACTATGATGCATGCTCATGAAGAACTTCCACTTGCTTGTTGGTCAGAGCTTGTCAACACTGCTGCTTATGTTCTGAACAGAACTGGACCGACTTCTACAGAAGGTAAATCACCATTTGAGTTATGGTTTGGACAAAAACCATCCATTAAACATTTAAGGATAATTGGTAGTGAATGTTACGCTCACGTTCCAAAACAAAAGCGAACAAAACTCTCCAAGAAAGCCGATAAATGTATTCTCATTGGTTATGATGGTAATGATGGTTACAGATTATTGGGCTGTGATAATAACGGCAATGTTAAATTAATCAGATCGAGGGATGTAACATTTAATGAGTCGATTATTAGATCAATTGGATTAGATTCAGATGCAACTGAAGCAGATGAACAAAGTATAGAAATTCACTTCCCTAAGACTAATGAAAATCATCCAATGTTCGATGCAAGGGAGGATGTATTACAAGATGATGCTGTTTCTAGTATGCCTCAAACATTGAATGCTCCAGATTCAAGCTCACATGAAGTAATTCCCACTTCGTCGACTAATGGAAATGAAATCATCAGTCAAAATGAAGACGAGTCTAATGAATCATATGTTACTCCTAATTCCTCTGATTCTGAGGATGAAGAAATTCCTGAAACAAGAACTCTTCGAGATAGATCTATACTAAGACCACCAGTGCGATTCGATGACTATTTTATATCTACTGTTGTAAATGATTTAGGCGAACCTGAAACATATAAACAAGCTATAAATAGTTCTGAAAAAGCTGAATGGTTGAAAGCTATGGAAAGTGAGCTAAATTCTCTGAAAGAGAATAAAACTTGGATACTTGTGGATAAACCGAAAGACAGAAAGCTTATTTCTTGTAAATGGATCTATAAAAAGAAGACCAATGCTGATGGAAGCCTCGACAAATATAAAGCTAGACTTGTAGCAAGAGGTTATACTCAGGAGAAGGGAATTGATTATGAGGAAACATTTAGCCCTGTTGCTAGAATGTCAACTATTAGGTCAATTTTAAGCATCGCTGCAAACGAAGGACTATCTCTCTTACAGTTTGATGTAACAACTGCCTTTTTGAATGGTTTATTAGAAGAAGATATCTATATGAAACAACCAGAAGGCTATAGTGATGGCACAAATAAAGTCTGTAAATTGAAGAGAAGTCTATACGGACTTAAACAGGCTCCCAGATGTTGGAACAAATGTATTGTCGACTATCTGAAAAATATTGGCTTTAAACAATGTGACACAGATCCATGTTTGTTTATTAGAAATCGACGaggcaataaaattattctagcgCTCTATGTTGATGATGGACTTGTTGCATCAACAAATCAGAAAGATTCTGAGAAGTTTATAGCTGAATTGAGAAGTAGGTTCAAGATAACCACTAAACCAGCTAATTACTTTCTTGGTTTAGAACTTTCTAGTGATAAACATGGTGGAATTGTAGTTTCACAAAAGCATTATGCTCAAAAGCTACTAGAACGCTTTGGGATGAGTGACTGTAAAGCAGTCAATACTCCAATTATTAAAGAAGCTCAAACAGATTCTGAAAAGGAGAATGATGTTAAGTTTCCTTATAGAGAAGCTGTTGGTGCATTAGCATACTTGATGACAGCAAGCAGACCAGATATATCGTACGCTGTAAGTTTTGTATCCAGGTCACTTGCTAATCCCACTACAGAAGATGTACAAAAGGTCAAGCGCATTTTTCGTTACATCAAAGGAACAATAGATTTTGGAATTGTATATAAGAAAGATTACAAGTCTGGAACCTTAGAATGTTATAGTGACGCAGATCACGGTGGAGATCCAAATACAGGACGCTCTACATCTGGAATTCTGTGTATGTATGCTGGAGGAGTAATTGCTTGGGCAAGTCGGAAGCAAACATCAGTAGCAATTTCGAGTACTGAAGCGGAGCTCGTAGCAGCTAGTGAAGCAGCTCGTGAAATTGTATGGCTTAAGAGACTGTTTAATGAAGTTACCAAATTAAAAGAAATTCCCAAGCTGCAAATTGATAATGATGCAGCTataaaaatttctcaaaatccagaGCTTCATCGACGTACGAAACATATTGCTTTAAGACATTTTTATGTCAGAGAATTAGTTTCAGAAAATGATCTTGAAGTCAAATATGTTCCCACAGAATATCAATGTGCAGATATTCTAACTAAGCCTATCCATAAGCCTAGACTTATGTTTATTTGTAAGTTAATCGGCTTGGTGACATAAATTTCTCAAAACGGGAGGATGTTAAAGaaggttttgtattaatttatgtgtcacactggctgtctattttattctaattctttttaaaaattggaatgtcactctaacatgtcctataataaaaatatgttttct
This genomic interval carries:
- the LOC117995518 gene encoding uncharacterized protein encodes the protein MSQKVCCVPGCSTVAGDGISLHRFPNPNQHIDLFQVWLKKIGGHVAELDKDYIYSNRRVCRRHFEDIYLYPTKLCSLAIPSLCLAENMAAAEAIIVSEPHTSSSFISNSNEMEMAPGLVATSSKAVPAVAIKLNSKDNLKAKKWVLTKQEKELCKELSDEKHF